The genome window CAGCGCAAGTCCAAGGTCGATTCTGGCAATCAGTGACGGCGGGTTCTCATGGGTAGGTGGAGTCGTTGGCAGTGCCATTTATCTATTCGTTCGCACACGAAAGCAAACGCAGCTTCGCAAACCGGTCATCTTCGGCATCATCAGCGGTGCTTTCGCATTGAACATTGGCCTCTACCTCCAATCAGTCAACCCTGACAATGCACCTCGTCTTCCAACGACAGTTTTTTCAGACTCGGACGGTGGCCCGGTCACATTGAGTGATATCCAGAAGCGGCCTGTTGTGGTTAATTTGTGGGCATCATGGTGCCCACCTTGCAGAAGAGAGATGCCAGCATTCCGCCGTGCTGAGGAGGCATTTCCCGAAGTGAAGTTCGTCATGCTAAATCAGGGAGAAAGTCAGGCTGTGGTATTCAAATTCCTGGAAAAGGAAAAGTTGGAGTTTGAGCACATGGTGTTGGATAGAGGTTCTTTGCTAATGCGCGAGGCACGAATCTCTGGGTTACCAACAACACTCTTCTTCGACAGCGAAGGTCGACTTATGGACAGGCACATGGGCGAATTCACTCTACCTGCACTATATGACTCATTACGTCGAAATTTCAACATTACAGCTCAAGCAGCCGAAAAGGAACAGCCATGACAACAAAATTTAAGCTTCGAATATTCTGTGTAATCACGTTCTTGTTGTCCACAACAGTGGCTGCGCAGAACAATGCTAGACCAGCAGTTCTCAAATCCTTGGAGGACGAAGGAATCAAAGTTGTCCAGGAGTTTGAAATTCCTGGTGACATGCGCGCATTTGCCGGGACCGCTGGCATGCGTCCCGTTGCTATCTACGTGTCAAAGGATGGGACTGCAATTATTGGGACCCGCGTCGATTCAAAAGCCAAGGCACTTGATGAAGCTCAGGTAGAGGAACTAGCTCTCAAGCCGATGGGAGAAAGAATGTGGGAGCAATTGCAGGTTTCGACTTGGATTCAAGATGGCCATGTAGGTGCCCCTAAACTTGTTTTCACCTTCAGTGACCCGAATTGCCCCTATTGCAATCGCTTCTGGCAGGCTGCACGACCATGGGTGGATAGTGGAAAGGTACAAATTCGACACATCATGGTAGGCATCATTAAAGAAGACAGTGCTTCAAAGGCTGCGGCTATGCTGCAATCCGCAAATCCAGCAGCAGCACTCAAGAAAAACGAATCCAACTATTCCAAAGGCGGAATCAAGCCAGCTACGCATATTAGTGACAAGACACGGAAAGCACTCGGTGAGAACCAGATACTAATGGCCCGGTCCGGCTTCACGGGCACCCCAGCTGTTGTGTATCGCGACGATAAAGGTATGGTGCAACGGCACAATGGCCTTCCAACCGAAGCCCAGATGACTGCAATACTCGGACCTAAGTAGTGATGCGATGCAGCAGAAGTGAGATGTCTGCTTTTGGCCGATTGCGGACATCTTCCTACGATCGGATGCAGATTTATAAATCCGTCTTACCCAAATGGTTTTATAGGCTAGGCGCATCTAGTAAAGCCTCGAGATTCAAAACCAAGGACTGCGACGATTTTTAATAGGGCAGTCTTATGACTAATTATTGTCCGATAAGTCAATCTTATGCCTGCATAAAGGTCAGCAATATGCCTTGTAAATTCTGATAAGCCATTGTTTTATAACGGCTATATAGTCAGCGAATTGCCTAACCCCACAATTTCTGTAGGATTTTGATGCGTCTTGTCGTCAAGATCGCGGAAAAATCGGCTTAAAGTCGATTTCTTGGCAGATATCGGAAATTTCGGCGTCGGAAATTACAACCAATATCAAAAGATTATGATGCAATGCAAAAATACAGTTTATTTATTATCGTTTTAACATCAAAATTCAAAGCCGATTTAACAATTGAACGATCGCTCAAAAAGAGCCGGATTTACTGCCCGTTGTACTGTGGCGGTGAACCACATTGCAGCGACGGATCAGGCACCGGCTTGCAATACAGGAAGGCTTCCGGCAATACCACGCCGTTGCGGTATTTTCCCTTGCGACCACGCACGATATAAGGCGCAAAGCACTCCTGGCTTTCGCGATACTCACGCTGCATGCGTTCGCAATCGAGTTTTTTCTGCGACAGGCTGTCACGCGCACCCATCACCGCCGCGCTTGGCGGCGACTCAGGCCGCAGCGGTTCCACCCTGGCCTCACTGGCGCGCTCGACGATTGCCTTTTCGCGCGCCGCGCGCTCCGCCGCTTCCTGACGCTGGCTGTCAGTTAATTCAGATGGATTGGTATCGATGCGGCTCGCGGCATTCCTGTAACGATCCGGCACCTTATCCGAAAACTGGGTACGACCATTTTCATCGACCCAGCGATAGATTTCGTCCGCGTACGCTGCAGTAGCCATGCAACAGCAAGCGATGAGGGTAAGGAATTTGTGTGCCATAAATAGCCTTGTACGCGGACAGGTAATACCTTATAGCATGCCTGAAAAGCGCACGCCTGCGTTCTCCCAGCTGCCTTCAGCGCAAGAACGAGCCGGTGCCGAACAAACCGATCAGGCCGATCACAATCAGGTAAAGCGCGACGATGAAATTCAGTAAGCGCGGCATCACTAAAATCAAAATGCCGGCAATCAGGGCGAGCAACGGTGCGAGGGTGATATGCAAATTCATGGCGAACTCCTGTATGAAAAATGAAAAGTTAAATTCTTGCGCCAGCAGCTTACCCTATCCGGCACCACTTCATACATGAAGCAACGCGCAATAAAAAAAACGCGCAACCGTATACAGATGATTGCGCGCCGGACCACCGCAGCCCTGAAGCGGGATGCCGTACATTCCCGGGATTTACTTCGGCATCAAAACCGTATCAATAACATTGATGACGCCATTCGACTGATACACATCATAAGTACTGATACTGGCCGTATTGCCGCTGTCATCTTTTACATTGATATTGTGTTTGCCATTCATGACGAAGCTCAGTTTTGCGCCATTCGCGGTCGCAAGTTGCGCACTGCCTTTGTTTTTCTTGATGGCCTTTTCCAGTGCGGCAAAGTCATATTTGCCAGGCACCACGTGATAGGTCAGGATTTTCGTCAGCGTGGCCTTGTTTTCCGGTTTGACCAGGGTTTCAACGGTACCCGCCGGCAGTTTGCCAAACGCGGCATTGGTTGGTGCGAATACGGTGAACGGACCTTTTCCTTTCAAGGTATCCACCAGGCCTGCTGCTTTAACAGCGGCAACCAGCGTGGTGTGATCGGCTGAGTTAACTGCGTTATCTACAATATCTTTGCTCGGCAGCATGCTTTGCCCGCCCACCATCACGGCATCGGCGGCGTAGGCAAATGAAACAGAAGCGAGTGAGGCGGAGAGAAGCAAGGCGTAAGAAAGTTTGCGCATGATCGTTCCTTTCGGTGTGTGCAGGATTGCGTATAGATATACGGCCGACCGACTCCGACAGATTCAATTACTTGCAAACGGCCTATCCAGCCGGCAACAAAAACGCGCAGCAAAAGAAAAAGCGGTGCAACTTTCATCGCACCGCTTTATATAAAAAG of Janthinobacterium sp. Marseille contains these proteins:
- a CDS encoding DUF4124 domain-containing protein, which produces MATAAYADEIYRWVDENGRTQFSDKVPDRYRNAASRIDTNPSELTDSQRQEAAERAAREKAIVERASEARVEPLRPESPPSAAVMGARDSLSQKKLDCERMQREYRESQECFAPYIVRGRKGKYRNGVVLPEAFLYCKPVPDPSLQCGSPPQYNGQ
- a CDS encoding fasciclin domain-containing protein, whose amino-acid sequence is MRKLSYALLLSASLASVSFAYAADAVMVGGQSMLPSKDIVDNAVNSADHTTLVAAVKAAGLVDTLKGKGPFTVFAPTNAAFGKLPAGTVETLVKPENKATLTKILTYHVVPGKYDFAALEKAIKKNKGSAQLATANGAKLSFVMNGKHNINVKDDSGNTASISTYDVYQSNGVINVIDTVLMPK
- the dsbG gene encoding thiol:disulfide interchange protein DsbG gives rise to the protein MTTKFKLRIFCVITFLLSTTVAAQNNARPAVLKSLEDEGIKVVQEFEIPGDMRAFAGTAGMRPVAIYVSKDGTAIIGTRVDSKAKALDEAQVEELALKPMGERMWEQLQVSTWIQDGHVGAPKLVFTFSDPNCPYCNRFWQAARPWVDSGKVQIRHIMVGIIKEDSASKAAAMLQSANPAAALKKNESNYSKGGIKPATHISDKTRKALGENQILMARSGFTGTPAVVYRDDKGMVQRHNGLPTEAQMTAILGPK
- a CDS encoding DUF3096 domain-containing protein → MNLHITLAPLLALIAGILILVMPRLLNFIVALYLIVIGLIGLFGTGSFLR
- a CDS encoding TlpA disulfide reductase family protein, translating into MSGLGPIPFSVLALFFAMFVAWTVARLFAKRQKESSFKKAGDKVLDTIAIGFLSARVVYIAIWWSEYSASPRSILAISDGGFSWVGGVVGSAIYLFVRTRKQTQLRKPVIFGIISGAFALNIGLYLQSVNPDNAPRLPTTVFSDSDGGPVTLSDIQKRPVVVNLWASWCPPCRREMPAFRRAEEAFPEVKFVMLNQGESQAVVFKFLEKEKLEFEHMVLDRGSLLMREARISGLPTTLFFDSEGRLMDRHMGEFTLPALYDSLRRNFNITAQAAEKEQP